In Ovis canadensis isolate MfBH-ARS-UI-01 breed Bighorn chromosome 3, ARS-UI_OviCan_v2, whole genome shotgun sequence, one DNA window encodes the following:
- the ADAMTSL2 gene encoding ADAMTS-like protein 2, producing the protein MEGRWQPSRWARALLAVALVTGSASSTGTTDNSPTSNSLEVGPDATAYWWGEWTKWTACSRSCGAGVTSQERHCLQQRKTSVTGAGNRTCTGTSKRYQLCRVQECPPDGRSFREEQCISFNSRVYNGRTHQWKPLYPDDYVHISSKPCDLHCTTVDGQRQLMVPARDGTSCKLADLRGVCVSGKCEPIGCDGVLFSTHTLDKCGVCQGDGSSCTHVTGNYRKGNTHLGYSLVTHIPAGARDIQIVERKKSADVLALADEAGYFFFNGNFKVDSPKNFNIAGTVVKYRRPMDVYETGIEYIVAQGPTNQGLNVMVWNQNGKSPSITFEYTLLQPPHAHRLQPIYYSFSDPTSDSAESQELDGAGLAGFLQHNASLFGQASSERLGLDNRLFGHRGPGIELGLSRGQETNEVCAQASGRACEGPPRGKGFRDGNATWTALVGDPDDREADTRFASQELLSANAISDQLLGAGSDSRELPLNETVNSIFSQGAPRGSPAESLYLDYEESEGAGAYLLNGSYLELSSDRLANTSSEAPFPNASASFPALAGNRTQKARTRPKSRKQGVSPADMYRWKLSSHEPCSSTCTTGVLSTYAMCVRYDGIEVDDSYCDALTRPEPVQEFCAGRECQPRWETSSWSECSRTCGEGFQFRVVRCWKMLSPGFDSSVYSDLCEAAEAVRPEERKTCRGPACGPQWEMSQWSECTAKCGERSVVTRDIRCSEDEKLCDPSIRPVGEKDCAGPPCDRQWTVSDWGPCSGSCGQGRMIRHVYCKTSDGRVVPESQCQMETKPLAIHPCGDKNCPAHWLAQDWERCNTTCGRGVKKRLVLCMELANGKPQTRSGPECGLAKKPPEESTCFERPCFKWYTSPWSECTKTCGVGVRMRDVKCYQGTDIVRGCDPLVKPVGRQACDLQPCPTEPPDDSCRDQPGTNCALAIKLSLCGHWHYGKACCRSCRPPRS; encoded by the exons ATGGAGGGCAGATGGCAGCCTTCACGATGGGCCCGGGCCCTGCTGGCTGTGGCCCTAGTGACTGGGAGTGCATCGTCCACGGGGACCACG GACAACAGCCCAACGTCCAACAGCCTGGAGGTGGGCCCCGATGCCACCGCCTACTGGTGGGGAGAGTGGACCAAATGGACGGCGTGTTCCCGCAGCTGCGGGGCCGGGGTGACGTCCCAGGAGCGGCACTGCCTACAGCAGAG GAAGACGTCTGTCACAGGCGCCGGGAACCGGACCTGCACGGGCACGTCCAAGAGGTACCAGCTGTGCAGAGTGCAG GAGTGTCCGCCGGACGGGAGGAGCTTCCGTGAGGAGCAGTGCATCTCCTTCAACTCCCGCGTGTACAACGGGCGCACGCACCAGTGGAAGCCTCTCTATCCGG ACGACTACGTGCACATCTCCAGCAAGCCATGTGATCTGCACTGCACCACCGTGGACGGCCAGCGGCAGCTCATGGTGCCCGCCCGCGACGGCACGTCCTGCAAGCTCGCCGACCTGCGAGGGGTCTGCGTGTCTGGAAAATGTGAG CCCATCGGCTGTGACGGGGTGCTCTTCTCCACCCACACACTGGACAAGTGTGGCGTCTGCCAGGGTGACGGGAGCAGCTGCACCCACGTGACGGGCAACTACCGCAAAGGGAACACCCACCTGG GTTACTCTCTGGTGACCCACATCCCAGCTGGCGCCCGAGACATCCAGATCGTGGAGCGGAAGAAGTCTGCGGACGTGCTGG CTCTTGCAGATGAAGCCGGCTACTTCTTCTTCAACGGCAACTTCAAGGTAGACAGCCCCAAGAACTTCAACATCGCCGGCACCGTGGTCAAGTACCGGCGGCCCATGGATGTGTACGAGACGGGCATCGAGTACATCGTGGCCCAGGGGCCCACCAACCAGGGCCTGAATGTCATG GTGTGGAATCAGAATGGCAAGAGCCCCTCCATCACCTTCGAGTACACGCTGCTGCAGCCGCCGCACGCCCACCGCCTCCAGCCCATCTACTACAGCTTCTCGGATCCCACCTCCGACAGCGCCGAGAGCCAGGAGCTGGACGGGGCCGGGCTGGCGGGCTTCCTGCAGCACAACGCCTCCCTCTTCGGCCAGGCCTCCTCGGAGCGGCTGGGCCTGGACAACCGCCTGTTTGGCCACCGGGGCCCGGGGATCGAGCTGGGTCTGAGCAGAGGCCAGGAGACCAACGAGGTGTGCGCGCAGGCCAGCGGCAGGGCCTGCGAGGGGCCCCCCAGGGGCAAGGGCTTCCGAG ACGGTAACGCCACCTGGACGGCTCTGGTGGGAGACCCAGATGACCGAGAGGCCGACACCCGTTTCGCCTCCCAGGAGCTGCTCTCGGCCAACGCCATCTCCGATCAGCTGCTGGGCGCAGGCTCCGACTCCAGGGAGCTCCCCCTCAATGAGACCGTCAACAGCATCTTCTCCCAGGGCGCCCCGAGGGGCTCCCCGGCCGAGAGCCTCTATCTGGACTATGAGGAAAGCGAGGGGGCCGGGGCTTACCTGCTCAACGGGTCCTACCTGGAGCTGAGCAGCGACAGGCTGGCCAACACCTCCTCCGAGGCCCCCTTCCCCAACGCCAGCGCCAGCTTCCCCGCCTTGGCTGGGAACCGGACGCAGAAGGCCAG GACCAGGCCCAAGTCCCGCAAGCAAGGCGTGAGCCCCGCGGACATGTACCGGTGGAAGCTCTCGTCACACGAGCCCTGCAGCTCCACCTGCACCACAG GGGTCCTGTCCACCTACGCCATGTGTGTCCGCTACGACGGCATCGAGGTGGATGACAGCTATTGCGATGCCCTGACCCGGCCCGAGCCCGTCCAGGAGTTCTGCGCAGGCAGGGAGTGCCAGCCCAG GTGGGAGACCAGCAGCTGGAGCGAGTGCTCGCGCACCTGCGGCGAGGGCTTCCAGTTCCGCGTCGTGCGCTGCTGGAAGATGCTCTCGCCCGGCTTCGACAGCTCCGTCTATAGCGACCTCTGTGAGGCCGCCGAGGCCGTGCGGCCCGAGGAGCGCAAGACCTGCCGGGGCCCGGCCTGCGGGCCGCAGTGGGAGATGTCCCAGTGGTCTGAG TGCACGGCCAAGTGTGGGGAGCGAAGCGTGGTGACCCGGGACATCCGCTGCTCGGAGGACGAGAAGCTGTGCGACCCCAGCATCAGGCCTGTAGGGGAGAAGGACTGTGCGGGGCCCCCTTGCGACCGCCAGTGGACCGTCTCCGACTGGGGGCCG TGCAGCGGCAGCTGTGGGCAAGGCCGCATGATCAGACACGTGTACTGCAAGACCAGCGACGGACGGGTCGTGCCCGAGTCTCAGTGCCAGATGGAGACCAAGCCCCTGGCCATCCACCCCTGTGGGGACAAGAACTGCCCTGCCCACTGGCTGGCCCAGGACTGGGAGCGG TGCAATACCACCTGTGGCCGAGGCGTGAAGAAGAGGCTGGTCCTGTGCATGGAGCTGGCCAACGGGAAGCCGCAGACGCGCAGCGGCCCCGAGTGCGGCCTGGCCAAGAAGCCCCCCGAGGAGAGCACTTGCTTCGAGAGGCCCTGCTTCAAGTGGTACACCAGCCCCTGGTCGGAG TGCACCAAGACGTGCGGGGTGGGCGTGCGGATGCGCGACGTGAAGTGCTACCAGGGCACCGACATCGTCCGGGGCTGCGACCCGCTGGTGAAGCCTGTTGGCAGACAGGCCTGCGATCTGCAGCCTTGCCCCACGGAGCCCCCAG ATGACAGCTGCCGGGACCAGCCAGGCACCAACTGCGCGCTGGCCATCAAGCTGAGCCTCTGCGGCCACTGGCACTACGGCAAGGCCTGCTGCCGCTCCTGCCGGCCGCCCCGCTCCTAG